One Nicotiana sylvestris chromosome 12, ASM39365v2, whole genome shotgun sequence genomic window carries:
- the LOC138883100 gene encoding uncharacterized protein has product MVENHKQWHEKLPFSLLGYRTMVRTSTGATSYMLVYGTEAVIPAEVEIPSLRIIQEVELNDVEWIKSRYEQLALIDGKRMNTVCHSQLYQNRMSRAFDKRVKPRKFAPGQLVLKKISPHQNETKGKFSPNWKDPYMVHRVLIGGVLILAEMVGEIWPKPIISDAVKRYYAYISNISSFDVIELHLT; this is encoded by the coding sequence atggtagagaaccacaaacaatggcatgagaagttacccttttctctattggggtaccgcaccatgGTTCgaacatcaaccggggcaacttcctacatgctagtttatggtactgaggctgtcatcccagccgaggtggagattccttctttaagaatcatacaggaagttgaactCAATGATGTAGAGTGGATAaagagtcgctatgaacaattggcccttatcgatggaaagaggatgaacacaGTATGTCAtagccaactttatcagaacagaatgtccagagctttcgataaaagggtcaaaccaagaaagttcgcaccagggcagctggtattgaagaaaatctccCCGCATCAAAATGaaaccaaagggaaattctctcctaacTGGAAGGATCCGTATATGGTTCATAGGGTGCTGATAGGAGGCgtactcatacttgcagaaatggtcGGGGAAatctggccaaagccaatcatttcagacgcagtcaagagatactatgcttataTATCTAACATTTcttcatttgatgtaattgaactacacttgacctga
- the LOC138883101 gene encoding uncharacterized protein codes for MIKEIQEIDQVIAWLATNVNVLTKMFTESQTKKVNVIEDVQPVSNEDFEEANYVNNFQGGYQRQQYQGQGQQNQWRPNPQGQGHQQWRNDQGGSNQGNCNNNNNFSNRSSNPYVPSKGHYSNQGSSSESKLESMLERVLQNQEKFDTSMRNMTELVGSHTASIQKLEMQMRDLSREENPKQKGTLPSDTIANPKGSGSGPTYHVMAITTRSGKILQGEGEKVVEIEEFEKEVEVEEPSVVEIEKILEDAQMQEENREAVKEKVKETPKTLSPIPRPPPPFPQRLARKVDDSKLEKFYDILKQLSVNIPFVEAFQEMPGFAKYLKDLITKKKTTKNEVVNVTHRVSSIIATSPVQNKEDLRAFTNPCTIGVHDFARALCDNGASINLMPLAIYKKAGLGMLRPTSMRLQMADRSIKRPVGIIDDVLVKVGKFHLPVDFVILDCAVDKEIPIILGRPFLATGRALMDSERNKIKFRVNDEEVTFQASKGMKLPHEYESISVIDVVDEVEDAVKIKMEEQCLGKALAAILLNFDGKDMEGYIESVNALEGLGSYTYVPEKLSLDLENRATPPAKPSIIEPPQLELKPLPPHLRHKFLGSNDTLPVIISSLLNNVQVERLLES; via the coding sequence ATGATCAAGGAAATTCAAGAGATAGATCAAGTGATTGCATGGCTTGCTACAAATGTTAATGTGTTGACAAAGATGTTCACCGAAAGCCAAACAAAGAAGGTAAATGTGATTGAGGATGTGCAACCCGTATCTAATGAGGATTTTGAGGAAGCAAATTATGTCAATAACTTTCAAGGAGGGTACcaaaggcaacaataccaaggTCAAGGACAACAAAACCAATGGAGGCCAAACCCGCAAGGGCAAGGCCATCAACAATGGCGAAATGACCAAGGTGGATCAAACCAAGGAAattgtaacaacaacaacaacttctcaaaccggagttcaaacccttatgttcCCTCAAAGGGTCACtattcaaatcaaggttcctcAAGCGAGTCTAAGTTGGAAAGTATGCTTGAACgggtattgcaaaatcaagaaAAATTCGACACTTCTATGAGGAACATGACCGAGCTTGTTGGCTCTCATACCGCAtccattcaaaaattggagatgcaaatgagagaccTCTCTAGGGAGGAAAATCCAAAGCAAAAGGGAACACTCCCTAGtgacacaattgcgaacccaaagGGTAGTGGAAGTGGCCCAACTTATCATGTCATGGCAATTACTACTAGGAGTGGGAAGATACTACAAGGAGAGGGTGAAAAAGTGGTTGAGATAGAAGAGTTCGAGAAAGAGGTTGAGGTTGAAGAGCCAAGTGTTGTCGAAATTGAGAAAATTCTGGAAGATGCGCAAATGCAAGAAGAGAACCGGGAAGCggtaaaggaaaaggtaaaagagacaccaaaaactctttcacctattcctagacctcctcctccattccctcaaagactcgctaggaaggttgatgatagcaaactcgaGAAGTTCTACGACATTCTCAAGCAATTATCGGTGAATATCccatttgtggaagcatttcaagagatgccgggttttgctaagtatttgaaagatttgatcaCCAAGAAGAAAACCACCAAaaatgaagtggtgaatgtgactcaccgggttagttccatcattgcaacaTCACCTGTTCAAAATAAAGAGGACCTGAGAGCTTTTACTAATCCTTGTACCATCGGGGTACATGATTTTGCAAGAGCCCTTTGTGATAATGGAGCGAGCATCAACTTGATGCCTCTTGCCATTTACAAGAAAGCAGGATTGGGTATGCTAAGGCCCACaagtatgagattgcaaatggccgatcGTTCCATCAAACGCCCGgtgggaattattgatgatgtacTTGTGAAGGTGGGAAAATTTCATTTACCCGTCGACTTCGTAATCCTTGATTGTGCAgttgacaaagagatccctatcatcttGGGGAGACCATTCCTTGCCACGGGAAGAGCACTCATGGATTCGGAACGGAATAAGATTAAATTTCGTGTGAATGATGAAGAGGTTACATTCCAAGCAAGCAAGGGTATGAAACTACCGCATGAGTATGAAAGCATCTCGGTGATCGATGTTGTTGATGAAGTAGAGGATGCGGTtaaaataaaaatggaagaacaatGCCTCGGCAAAGCATTGGCGGCTATTTTGTTGAACTTTGATGGTAAGGATATGGAGGGATATATAGAATCGGTAAATGCATTGGAGGGGCTTGGTTCTTACACTTATGTTCCAGAAAAGCTCTCTCTCGACTTGGAGAATAGAGCCACACCTCCCGCAAAGCCATCTATTATTGAGCCACCACAACTAGAGCTCAAACCACTTCCACCACACTTGAGGCataaatttcttggctcaaatgatactttaccggtaatcatttcttctttgttgaatAATGTGCAGGTAGAGCGATTGTTGGAGTCTTGA